The Scleropages formosus chromosome 20, fSclFor1.1, whole genome shotgun sequence genomic interval ATACATGAGACAGATTGATAGTAATGTCACACAAGCAGGAGCCATGGCCACAGCCCCCTCTCAACCCGGCATTGGGGCTTCACCTGGGAGAAGGTCCTCATGAGGAAATGAGCACAAGGTGCAGCCAATAAAGCCCAgtcagcatacacacacacacacacacacacacattttcagaaccgctcgtcccatacggggtcacggggaaccggagcctacccagtaacacagggcgtaaggccggagagggaggggacacacccaggacgggacgccagtccgtcacaaggcaccccaagcgggactcgaaccccagacccactgaagagcaggacccggtccagcccactgcaccaccaggcccCTCCCAGTCAgcataatttcttaaaaatggGACCCAAGGGAATAAGGTTTTTTGGTGGTCAAATGTATTGAGTTTGTGGATTCTGGTGTTGGTGAATTGTTCCAAGTACAGCTGGTCCTTGATTCATGTTCACCATCCCTgttgtaattttacttttttgttcgTCTAAAATGCCATTATTCTGTTTTATAGGAACcatctgtgtgtgcgtgtatatatatatatatatatacatacatacacacacacacacacacacacacatacgtacacacacacacacacacacaattaacaGGCTTGAATGCTGTTGTATaatggtgctttttttaaagattttttttccacaaattttgacatgaataatgtgtgaaatagtactaatacagaataattcagaacaatatatttttgtgtttaacttattttcactttcacctCTTTATTCTTTGgccttttcttttcagcagtACCGGAACACTGACTTTTTGATGTTTAGCCACTGTGAACAAAAAGTAACTTTAAGGGAATCtctgaactggcatcccatgcagggtgtgGGTGTGACATAATCCAGTGTCCAGAGGGCCAGTCTGCACATCTTTCAGCTCTTCCCATGAATGCAGGGGTTCCGTAAACATGGTCGGGTCATCATAGTGTTGAGGGAACGGAGGGatgcgctgctgctgcggcgGGTTGTCGGACACAACTCCTGCAACACCACCAGCCTCCGTGTACCACCCGCAGATCTTCTCAGGCCAACTGCTACTCCACTTCTCCTCGGCAGCCAGGGACTGGTCTTGCAGCGGGAAGTCCAGCTCACTCTCTAGCAAGCTCTGGAAAGTACTGATATCCAAGTCCTCGAGTATGTCGAATCTGCCACTGAAGAAGTCATCAACCACGGAGCTGCAGTCAAAATCTCTTGTTTCTCCTCTCTCAAGCTTTTTTAGTTCAGGCACCAGCAGCTGTTCACCCATGGTCCTTGCTGCCATGGAACTTTGTTTCGGTGCAGGCTGCTTAGGTGTGTTGCCCAAAGCCAGCCCTGCATGAGGGCCTTGATTACTTTCCAAGTAACCAAAACCGGGTTGGTGCCCGTTGTGGTGCGTGAACCCAATGGAACTGTATGGGGACACCAAGCTGCGTGAGGTTCTCCTCAGCTTTCGGGAGCCGACGCGAGAAGCACGCATTCGCCTCTGTTTGAAGACCCCATTGACAAACATGTCAGCATACTGAGGGTCGATCTGCCAGAAGCCACCTTTTCCTGGCTTGTCTTTCTCCCTGGGCACCTTCCTGAAATATTTGTTCACTGAAAGGTGGTAACGGATTGAGTTCTGTGGAGACAAGTGGGaagaacacatttcagaacAGTGCTGAAGAATAGATATTCCAAATTGTTTGAAATGTCTCTCCCTCTGTGTATGGGTGTGAGAGTGAagtttttggtcatttttttctatataattttgtaaatttaactttttgttttatgcGAGCAACCACAAAGTCTGTTTTCGAAGGTTTACTTTCATTAGGGTTCAAACACAAAGCCGTGCA includes:
- the LOC114909228 gene encoding forkhead box protein J1-B-like isoform X2, with the translated sequence MPVLTSPEFATQFKEKWLRLHPEDEDNVSGSVHLDDSLTSLHWLQGFSIPGANPDLPPSSSSNCPSSEPQGTGSPASPPAGDTAATGMMPRGPGTPLACGSATACLNWGRRRREQVAAAAPERPAGEDTDYRTTPQNSIRYHLSVNKYFRKVPREKDKPGKGGFWQIDPQYADMFVNGVFKQRRMRASRVGSRKLRRTSRSLVSPYSSIGFTHHNGHQPGFGYLESNQGPHAGLALGNTPKQPAPKQSSMAARTMGEQLLVPELKKLERGETRDFDCSSVVDDFFSGRFDILEDLDISTFQSLLESELDFPLQDQSLAAEEKWSSSWPEKICGWYTEAGGVAGVVSDNPPQQQRIPPFPQHYDDPTMFTEPLHSWEELKDVQTGPLDTGLCHTHTLHGMPVQRFP
- the LOC114909228 gene encoding forkhead box protein J1-B-like isoform X1, yielding MPVLTSPEFATQFKEKWLRLHPEDEDNVSGSVHLDDSLTSLHWLQGFSIPGANPDLPPSSSSNCPSSEPQGTGSPASPPAGDTAATGMMPRGPGTPLACGSATACLNWGRRRREQVAAAAPERPAGEDTDYRTTPQVKPPYSYATLICMAMQASKETKITLSAIYSWITENFSYYRHAEPSWQNSIRYHLSVNKYFRKVPREKDKPGKGGFWQIDPQYADMFVNGVFKQRRMRASRVGSRKLRRTSRSLVSPYSSIGFTHHNGHQPGFGYLESNQGPHAGLALGNTPKQPAPKQSSMAARTMGEQLLVPELKKLERGETRDFDCSSVVDDFFSGRFDILEDLDISTFQSLLESELDFPLQDQSLAAEEKWSSSWPEKICGWYTEAGGVAGVVSDNPPQQQRIPPFPQHYDDPTMFTEPLHSWEELKDVQTGPLDTGLCHTHTLHGMPVQRFP